A stretch of the Bacillus sp. B-jedd genome encodes the following:
- a CDS encoding electron transfer flavoprotein subunit alpha/FixB family protein, with product MARKVLVLSEVRDDALRNVSFEAIAAAKTIAEGGEVVGVLIGGSVSALGTELYQYGADRVIAVEDEKLKNYTPDGYSQALMAVIESEDPEGLVFGHTALGKDLAPKIAAKLGSGLVSDVTEVEAAGGNLVFTRPIYSGKAFEKKIITDGLIFATIRPNNIAPLEKNDAASGTVAAVTAEIKDLRTVVKEVIRKATEGVDLSEAKVVVAGGRGVKSADGFEPLKELANVLGGAVGASRGACDADYCDYSLQIGQTGKVVTPDLYIACGISGAIQHLAGMSNSKVIVAINKDPEANIFKVADYGIVGDLFEVVPLLTEEFRKLKVHS from the coding sequence ATGGCAAGAAAAGTGTTGGTATTGAGTGAAGTGCGTGATGATGCTTTAAGAAACGTATCATTTGAAGCGATTGCCGCGGCAAAGACGATTGCCGAGGGCGGGGAAGTAGTCGGGGTTCTTATTGGTGGAAGTGTAAGCGCTTTAGGAACCGAGCTATACCAGTACGGTGCCGATCGCGTCATCGCGGTGGAGGATGAAAAACTGAAGAATTACACGCCAGATGGTTATTCACAAGCCTTGATGGCGGTAATTGAATCTGAAGATCCTGAAGGCCTTGTTTTCGGCCATACAGCCCTTGGAAAAGATCTCGCTCCAAAAATCGCCGCCAAACTCGGCAGCGGGCTTGTCTCGGATGTGACGGAGGTTGAGGCAGCCGGGGGGAATCTGGTGTTCACAAGACCGATTTATTCTGGAAAAGCTTTTGAGAAAAAAATCATTACAGATGGCCTGATCTTTGCGACCATCCGCCCGAACAATATCGCTCCGCTTGAGAAAAATGATGCTGCTAGCGGTACTGTGGCCGCTGTAACAGCTGAAATTAAAGATTTGCGGACAGTGGTGAAAGAAGTCATCCGGAAAGCGACTGAAGGTGTGGATTTGTCCGAAGCGAAGGTCGTGGTCGCCGGGGGCCGCGGGGTAAAGAGCGCCGATGGCTTTGAGCCGCTGAAGGAGCTTGCAAATGTGCTAGGGGGCGCGGTAGGGGCTTCTAGGGGAGCCTGCGACGCCGATTATTGCGATTATTCCCTCCAGATTGGGCAGACAGGAAAAGTTGTCACTCCGGACCTTTATATTGCCTGTGGAATCTCGGGCGCCATCCAGCACTTGGCGGGCATGTCGAACTCAAAAGTCATTGTGGCGATCAATAAGGATCCTGAGGCGAATATTTTCAAAGTGGCGGATTACGGAATTGTAGGAGACCTTTTCGAGGTTGTTCCCCTTTTGACAGAAGAATTCAGGAAGCTGAAAGTCCATTCATAA
- a CDS encoding electron transfer flavoprotein subunit beta/FixA family protein: MNIFVLMKRTFDTEEKITLSGGKINEDGAEFIINPYDEYAVEEAIRVRDAQGGEVTVMTVGTEEAEKQLRTALAMGADKAVLINTEDDIQNGDQFTTAKILAEYLKDKEADLILGGNVAIDGGSGQVGPRVAELLDMPYVTTITKLDIDGGKASIVRDIEGDSEVIEASLPLLITAQQGLNDPRYPSLPGIMKAKKKPLEELELDDLGLEEDDVEPKTKSTEIFLPPKKEAGRVLQGDIADQVKELVNLLHTEAKVI; encoded by the coding sequence ATGAACATATTTGTATTGATGAAGAGAACATTTGATACAGAAGAAAAAATTACACTTTCAGGCGGCAAAATTAATGAAGACGGGGCGGAATTCATTATTAACCCGTACGATGAATATGCTGTCGAGGAAGCCATCAGGGTCCGTGATGCTCAAGGCGGGGAAGTAACGGTCATGACAGTCGGGACAGAGGAAGCGGAAAAACAGCTCCGCACAGCATTGGCAATGGGCGCTGATAAAGCGGTCCTGATCAATACCGAAGACGATATCCAAAATGGCGACCAGTTTACTACCGCCAAAATCCTTGCCGAATACCTGAAGGATAAAGAAGCTGATTTAATCCTTGGCGGAAACGTCGCTATCGATGGCGGTTCAGGGCAGGTTGGTCCGCGTGTGGCCGAACTCCTTGACATGCCATACGTGACAACGATTACGAAACTGGATATTGACGGCGGCAAAGCAAGCATCGTCCGCGATATTGAAGGAGATTCGGAAGTAATTGAGGCTTCACTGCCGCTGCTTATCACTGCACAGCAAGGGCTGAATGATCCTCGCTACCCATCACTTCCTGGAATCATGAAGGCAAAAAAGAAGCCGCTCGAGGAACTGGAGCTGGATGACCTTGGCCTTGAAGAGGACGACGTGGAGCCGAAGACGAAGTCGACTGAAATTTTCCTGCCGCCGAAAAAGGAAGCAGGCAGAGTTTTGCAGGGCGATATAGCGGACCAGGTGAAGGAGCTTGTCAACTTGCTCCATACGGAAGCGAAGGTAATCTAG